Within the Pelagovum pacificum genome, the region TTCGGCGACCTTCCGCCCCCGTCCGGCGAGGAAGGAGGCGCGTACCCGGTAGGCGGTCGTGCCGAGACGGAGGTCGAGGCTCGCGGGCTGAATCTGGCCGTCGACGAGCGGTTGATCGAGGCCGATCGCATCGTCCCCGATCAGCGCGGCGATCTGCCGGTCGGATAGGACCCCTGTCATGCGCGCACCCCGTGGCTGGCCTGCTGTCACGCCCGCGCCGGGCGCGGGATTTCCGTGTGGTTACGGGGCGGCGTTTCGCGATGCAAGCACACCGGCGGCCCCGGCGGGGTGCCGGATGCGGAAAAGGTAGCGATGTGATTGAAATGGTCGGGCTAGCAGGACTTGAACCTGCGACCTTCCGTCCCCCAGACGGACGCGCTACCAGGCTGCGCCATAGCCCGACGTGAGGGGCGTTCTAGCGGTTTTGCGGCGCGGTGCAACCCCGGAAAACACTCCGTCGCGGCACTATTCTTCCGGGTAGCGGATCCTGTCGTGCTCGGTGCCGCGCGGGGCGGATCAGGCGCGCGCGAGCTGCAGCTGTTCCAGCCGGACGAGCGCGGCTGCGGCGTCCTTCGGGCGACTGACGGTGGCGACAAGCGACAGCAGGCCGGGGCCGGTTGCCGCAACCTCGTCCGGGTCGTCCGCGATGGTCGACAGGGCAATGGCGAGCGGACCTTGGACCGGTTCAGGCTCAGGCTCCGCTTCGGGGGGCTGGGCCGGCTCGTCCGGAACGACGGGCTCCTCGACCGGGGCTTCGGCGGCCTCGACAAGAGGATCTTCCGGGGTGTCCTCCGCAGCGACCGGAGGCGCCAGTGCGGGTGGGTCTTCGGCGGGTGGATCCTCGACAGGCAGCTCGTCGGCTTGAGACTGGTCCTCGGCCATGGGCGCGTCCGCGTCGGGGGTGTCGGGTTTGGCGTCCGTATCCGCATCCGGCGTATCTTCGCTCTGTCCAATGCCGCCCGTGCGGCGCAGGAACGCGGGAAGCTCGTTGCGGGGCAGGGGAACGACGTTGGACGGCGTCTCTTCCGCGACCTGCTCGGCCGCAGCCTCCGTCTCGGTTTCCGGCTCCGGTGCGGACGTCGCGTCGACCGCGTCCGTCGCTTCACCGTCGAACAGGCCCTCCTGCGGCCCGGATGCCGGGTCGGCCATGCCGGCCACGTGGCGAATACCCTTCTCGCGCAGTAACTTCTGCACGCCCTTGATGGTCATCCCATCGTCGTGCAGCAGCGCCTTGATGCCGCCGAGCAGGGCGACATCGTCGGGGCGGTAATAGCGCCGCCCACCGGCCCGCTTGACGGGCTTCACCTGTGGAAACTTGCTCTCCCAGAAGCGGAGAACGTGGGCCGGGGTGTCCAGCTTCTCTGCGACTTCTGAGATTGTGCGGAACGCGTCGGGGGACTTGTTCATCGCGGGATCAGGCCTTGTTGCCGGCCGCCACCTTGTCCTTCATCAGGTGCGAGGGGCGGAAGGTGAGGACCCGGCGAGGGTGGATCGGAACCTCTTCCCCGGTTTTCGGATTGCGTCCGACGCGGGCGGCCTTGTCGCGGACGGCGAAGGTGCCGAACGAGCTGATCTTGACCGTCTCGCCCGCGGCCAGCGCGTCGGAGACATGGGTGAGGATGCTCTCGACAAGGTCGGCACTGTCATTGCGGGACAGGCCCACTTCGGCATGGACTGCCTCGGCGAGATCCATACGTGTCAGCGTCTTGTTGGACATTGCGGCCCCCCGTGATTTGACCGGAGCTTGGCGTGACAGAATTTGGGAGTCAATATCAAGCCCTTGGGCCGGCGTCTTAATGTAGGTTTCCGCCTACCAGCGCAGGACGACCGAACCCCAGGCCAGACCGCCGCCGATCGCCTCCGTGACGACGAGGTCGCCGGGCTTGATCTGGCCACGCTCCACGCCGACCGACAGGGCCAGCGGGATCGACGCGGCGGAGGTGTTCCCGTGGTCCTGAACGGTTACCACGACCTTGTCCATCTCCAGCCCGAGCTTCTTGGCCGTCGACTGG harbors:
- a CDS encoding MerR family transcriptional regulator, which produces MNKSPDAFRTISEVAEKLDTPAHVLRFWESKFPQVKPVKRAGGRRYYRPDDVALLGGIKALLHDDGMTIKGVQKLLREKGIRHVAGMADPASGPQEGLFDGEATDAVDATSAPEPETETEAAAEQVAEETPSNVVPLPRNELPAFLRRTGGIGQSEDTPDADTDAKPDTPDADAPMAEDQSQADELPVEDPPAEDPPALAPPVAAEDTPEDPLVEAAEAPVEEPVVPDEPAQPPEAEPEPEPVQGPLAIALSTIADDPDEVAATGPGLLSLVATVSRPKDAAAALVRLEQLQLARA
- the ihfA gene encoding integration host factor subunit alpha; the protein is MSNKTLTRMDLAEAVHAEVGLSRNDSADLVESILTHVSDALAAGETVKISSFGTFAVRDKAARVGRNPKTGEEVPIHPRRVLTFRPSHLMKDKVAAGNKA